In Patescibacteria group bacterium, a single window of DNA contains:
- a CDS encoding polysaccharide deacetylase family protein produces the protein MLSVCPYFHVHQPMRIKRYRIFDIGNDNNYFNDESETDLNNKKVLAKVVQKSYLPTNLILLDLLKRHPEFRFALSFSGVVLEQLEKDFPEILDLFKELVYTGRVEILGDTYHHSLAFFYSPKEFERQVIQHRTTIQRLFGQTPTILRNTELSYNNDLAQWADKKGYAGIMAEGWDPILGWRSPNFVYRPKDCKNIKLLLKNYRLSDDIAFRFSEPSWEGWPLDAPTYAAWISSHHGNGQTVNLFMDYETFGEHQWEVTGIFNFLRQLPEEILKHPNNTFKTPSETIRDYDSVGEIDVPHILTWADTDRDLSAWTGNEIQQAAINDIYKLEDDVYKTKDAVLIEDWRKLQTSDHFYYMCTKWSADGDVHAYFNPYESPYEAYITFMNVLSDLKLRIQEKQKKASSGYLTRLISP, from the coding sequence ATGTTATCGGTTTGTCCTTACTTCCATGTACATCAACCAATGCGCATTAAGCGTTATCGAATATTTGATATTGGAAACGACAACAATTATTTCAATGATGAGTCCGAAACCGATCTCAATAACAAAAAAGTACTTGCGAAAGTGGTGCAAAAATCATATTTACCCACTAATTTAATCCTTTTAGATCTTCTCAAAAGGCATCCAGAGTTTCGATTTGCACTATCGTTTTCCGGTGTTGTACTCGAGCAGTTAGAGAAGGATTTTCCAGAAATATTGGACTTGTTTAAAGAGCTTGTATATACCGGACGGGTTGAAATTCTGGGCGATACCTACCATCATTCATTGGCATTTTTCTATTCTCCAAAAGAATTTGAAAGGCAGGTCATCCAGCACCGCACAACTATACAACGCTTGTTTGGACAAACTCCCACAATACTTCGCAACACAGAACTTTCATACAACAACGACCTTGCACAATGGGCAGATAAAAAAGGCTATGCCGGTATTATGGCGGAAGGATGGGATCCAATACTTGGGTGGAGAAGTCCAAACTTTGTATATCGTCCTAAAGACTGTAAAAACATAAAACTACTTCTCAAAAACTATCGACTTTCTGATGACATTGCTTTTCGGTTCAGTGAGCCTTCATGGGAAGGGTGGCCACTTGATGCGCCTACATACGCTGCATGGATATCATCACATCATGGAAATGGACAAACGGTGAATCTTTTTATGGATTATGAGACTTTTGGTGAGCATCAGTGGGAAGTAACTGGTATTTTTAATTTTCTTAGGCAACTGCCAGAAGAAATTCTTAAACATCCAAATAACACCTTCAAAACTCCGTCTGAAACCATTAGAGATTATGATTCGGTTGGAGAGATTGATGTCCCACATATTCTTACATGGGCAGACACCGACCGTGACCTTTCCGCGTGGACCGGAAATGAAATACAACAGGCGGCAATTAACGACATTTACAAGCTGGAAGATGATGTATACAAGACTAAAGATGCAGTGTTAATTGAAGATTGGAGAAAACTGCAGACGTCTGATCATTTTTATTACATGTGTACTAAGTGGTCTGCGGACGGTGATGTGCATGCATATTTTAACCCATACGAATCGCCGTATGAAGCTTATATAACATTTATGAATGTACTCAGCGATCTCAAACTGCGAATACAAGAAAAACAAAAAAAAGCGTCATCTGGTTATCTTACAAGACTTATTTCACCGTAA
- a CDS encoding glycosyltransferase family 4 protein, with the protein WQIIRLSAELGISGKVLFAGFVRGEKLNKLYRSADLFVLSSVSEPFGLTPLESILNGTPVLLSKQSGISEIITGALKVDFWDIEEMANKIICALRYPVMSKQMQEHGKKEAEAATWHKAAQKCIQIYKKFT; encoded by the coding sequence AGTGGCAGATTATACGTCTATCGGCAGAACTGGGTATTTCTGGAAAAGTCCTGTTTGCCGGATTTGTGCGTGGAGAAAAGCTCAACAAGCTATATCGCTCTGCAGATTTGTTTGTACTATCTTCGGTGTCAGAGCCGTTCGGGCTGACACCTCTTGAATCAATTCTAAACGGCACTCCAGTTCTCTTATCAAAACAGTCTGGTATTTCTGAGATAATTACCGGAGCGCTTAAAGTTGATTTTTGGGATATTGAAGAAATGGCCAACAAAATAATTTGTGCATTGAGATATCCTGTAATGTCAAAACAAATGCAAGAACACGGGAAAAAAGAAGCCGAAGCTGCTACATGGCACAAAGCAGCACAAAAATGCATTCAAATTTATAAAAAGTTTACCTAG